The Acinetobacter sp. GSS19 genome includes a region encoding these proteins:
- a CDS encoding porin has translation MLKKNVFHHMTIPSGLALAILSATTVTHAEEQGWSVSGFVRGNYQYKEYAESEKSKAQISDIRLNLNYKKDQVDGKITARCVQFNEMCDLMTLSDAYLGYQLDEQQKITVGLQPIPFGIGTYWDSSFYESMMYTIGMQDTHNIGIRYDLSQDQQSWSFGYFPKDGGNYKGDSKDASRYSANFIEGVSDNATQIDEKNMLMMRYAYQGQKDTAGYTLGSSVWYSFLDNKNNNKTGSRMNANVFGQWATPTYDTTLTFGYQDIDNKQAGVNYSTFGSFDTEYHVANKAYYYVADIDYKTSWNYKDWKGFKPYLVFSGLMKQDGQPNSYRNIAGLQADYKNITINAEYILAKNDAFVGGNTNSFANSTDNDWKKLLYITFAYKF, from the coding sequence ATGCTTAAAAAAAATGTATTCCACCATATGACGATTCCTTCAGGCTTAGCTTTGGCTATTTTATCTGCAACAACTGTGACGCATGCGGAAGAACAGGGCTGGTCGGTTTCTGGTTTTGTGCGAGGCAATTATCAATATAAAGAATATGCTGAAAGCGAAAAGAGTAAAGCGCAGATCAGTGATATCCGGCTCAATCTGAATTACAAGAAAGATCAAGTGGACGGCAAGATTACAGCACGCTGTGTCCAATTTAATGAAATGTGTGATTTGATGACATTGTCAGATGCTTATCTGGGTTATCAACTGGATGAGCAGCAGAAAATCACCGTGGGCTTGCAACCGATTCCATTCGGGATTGGAACCTATTGGGATAGCAGCTTCTATGAAAGTATGATGTATACCATTGGCATGCAGGATACCCATAATATTGGGATTCGCTATGATCTGAGTCAGGATCAGCAGTCTTGGAGCTTTGGCTATTTTCCAAAGGATGGCGGTAACTATAAAGGGGATAGTAAGGATGCATCACGTTATAGTGCCAATTTTATTGAAGGCGTATCAGACAATGCCACCCAGATTGATGAAAAGAATATGCTAATGATGCGTTATGCATATCAGGGTCAGAAGGATACGGCTGGATATACGCTGGGTTCATCCGTTTGGTATTCATTCTTGGACAATAAAAATAACAACAAGACCGGCAGTCGCATGAATGCCAACGTGTTTGGCCAGTGGGCGACACCAACTTATGACACAACCTTAACTTTTGGTTATCAGGATATCGACAACAAACAAGCTGGAGTGAACTATTCAACCTTTGGTTCTTTTGATACGGAATATCATGTAGCGAATAAAGCCTACTATTATGTTGCTGATATAGACTATAAAACTTCGTGGAATTATAAGGATTGGAAAGGATTTAAACCATATCTCGTATTCAGTGGTTTGATGAAACAGGATGGACAGCCAAACTCCTACCGTAATATTGCTGGTCTACAGGCAGATTACAAAAACATTACTATCAATGCAGAGTATATTTTGGCGAAAAATGATGCCTTTGTTGGTGGTAATACCAATTCCTTTGCTAATTCGACTGACAATGATTGGAAAAAGCTACTTTATATTACCTTTGCATATAAGTTCTAA
- the codA gene encoding cytosine deaminase, whose protein sequence is MKVINATLRKKTGLFTISYHNGVIDAIEPQAGLLTLEGADVIDAKQQLLMSPLVDPHIHLDAVLTAGEPEWNMSGTLFEGIERWAQRKASITFEDTKQRAKQTIDMLVAHGIQHVRTHVDITDPQLTGLQAMLEVKNEVKDVVNLQIVAFPQEGIESYKNGRVLLEKALQMGADVVGGIPHFEYTRDKGVSSVHYLMDLAEKYNVLVDVHCDEIDDPNSRFLEVLADEALVRNMGERVTASHTTAMGSYDNAYCYKLFRLLKRSKINFISCPTESIHLQGRFDSYPKRRGLTRVAEINRAGMNICFAQDSIRDPWYPVGNGNILRILDAGLHICHMLGYEDLQNCLDLISDNSAKTMCLGDQYGIEVGKPASFILFNAKNDYEVVANQAKAVLSVRHGNIIMQRQEDQVQLLSVTTPAQQDVATTRLAIGV, encoded by the coding sequence ATGAAAGTGATCAATGCAACCTTACGTAAAAAGACCGGTTTATTCACCATCAGCTATCACAATGGCGTAATTGATGCGATTGAGCCACAGGCCGGGTTACTAACCCTCGAAGGAGCTGACGTGATTGATGCGAAACAGCAGTTACTGATGTCACCACTGGTTGATCCACACATTCATCTGGATGCTGTACTGACCGCGGGTGAGCCGGAATGGAATATGTCCGGAACCCTGTTTGAAGGAATTGAACGCTGGGCACAACGCAAGGCCAGCATTACCTTTGAAGACACAAAACAACGTGCAAAACAGACCATCGACATGCTGGTGGCGCATGGCATTCAGCATGTGCGTACCCATGTCGACATTACCGATCCGCAATTGACCGGATTGCAAGCCATGCTTGAGGTCAAGAATGAAGTCAAGGATGTGGTGAATCTGCAGATCGTGGCCTTCCCGCAAGAAGGCATTGAGTCCTATAAAAATGGCCGTGTACTGCTAGAAAAAGCCTTACAGATGGGGGCCGATGTGGTCGGGGGGATTCCTCATTTTGAATATACCCGTGACAAAGGCGTGAGTTCCGTGCATTACCTGATGGACTTGGCCGAAAAATACAATGTACTGGTGGATGTCCATTGCGATGAAATCGATGATCCGAACTCACGTTTCCTGGAAGTATTGGCCGATGAAGCACTGGTCAGAAACATGGGCGAACGTGTCACGGCCAGTCACACCACAGCCATGGGCTCTTATGACAATGCCTACTGCTATAAACTGTTCCGTTTGCTGAAGCGTTCAAAAATCAACTTTATTTCCTGCCCGACCGAAAGCATCCATTTACAGGGCCGCTTTGACAGCTATCCAAAACGTCGTGGTCTGACCCGCGTGGCGGAGATTAACCGTGCTGGCATGAACATCTGTTTTGCGCAGGACTCGATCCGAGATCCATGGTATCCGGTCGGCAATGGCAATATCTTACGCATTCTGGATGCCGGTTTGCATATCTGTCACATGCTAGGCTATGAAGACCTGCAGAACTGTCTGGATCTAATCTCGGACAATTCTGCCAAAACCATGTGCCTGGGCGATCAATATGGCATCGAAGTGGGCAAACCGGCGAGCTTTATCCTGTTCAATGCCAAGAATGATTATGAGGTTGTCGCGAATCAGGCCAAGGCGGTGCTCAGTGTGCGTCATGGCAACATCATCATGCAGCGTCAGGAAGATCAGGTGCAATTATTGTCTGTTACCACGCCTGCTCAACAGGATGTTGCGACTACGCGTTTAGCGATTGGCGTCTAA